The following proteins come from a genomic window of Diorhabda carinulata isolate Delta chromosome X, icDioCari1.1, whole genome shotgun sequence:
- the LOC130901562 gene encoding zinc transporter ZIP3-like encodes MNLIATKILVAVLFFFIRFNFSILPVKLYNFLRKWEGEDASSGQFINHKRHKQVTLAIAFCQSFGGGVLFATCFLHMMLEVNNSVEYLKQFGDINDDYPLAQLAICLGFFFVYFLEEISHWAVTRFPDHPSSPNCEKKVFIIEEYNKVIVEEKEEEEEDKESSPIEKDDDNSIRKSKDVLSIDENHESIVFDSLSLNSSVERENEKNADMDGHSRENEKKNLREERIDVEIKSKQQVIRGVLVIVALSFHAIFEGLAIGLQKNIGNIWYMFIAVCIHSATILFCITLEMVIARVNFRAICIHAFGLAFSSTLGVFLGILVSYTSDLDTKGKSTAVVALEGLSAGTILYITFFEVLNREKERRIYRMSRAICILSGFSLMAFLQWYR; translated from the exons atgaatttaataGCTACAAAAATATTAGTGGCAGTGCTGTTTTTCTTCATAAGattcaatttctcaattttacCAGTGaagttgtataattttttgagaaaatggGAGGGAGAAGACGCCTCTTCAGGGCAATTTATTAATCACAAACGACACAAGCAAGTTACGCTAGCAATTGCCTTCTGTCAGTCCTTTGGAGGTGGTGTTTTATTTGCTACTTGTTTTTTGCATATGATGTTAGAG GTTAACAATTCTGTGGAGTATTTGAAGCAATTCGGAGATATTAATGATGATTATCCATTAGCTCAACTAGCGATATGTTTGGGATTTTTCTTTGTATACTTTTTAGAAGAAATTTCTCACTGGGCAGTTACAAGATTTCCTGACCATCCATCTTCACCAAATTGCGAAAAGaaagtatttattattgaagaatataatAAGGTAATtgtagaagaaaaagaagaagaagaagaagataaagagAGCTCACCAATAGAAAAAGATGATGATAACAGTATAAGGAAATCGAAAGATGTTTTAAGTATAGACGAGAATCATGAGTCCATTGTTTTTGATTCGTTGAGCTTAAATTCTAGCGTTGAGcgagaaaatgagaaaaatgccGATATGGACGGGCATTccagagaaaatgaaaaaaaaaatcttagaGAAGAACGAATCGATGTTGAAATTAAATCTAAACAACAAGTTATACGTGGAGTATTAGTGATAGTTGCTCTTTCTTTTCATGCTATTTTTGAAGGCTTAGCTAtaggattacaaaaaaatatcggCAACATTTGGTATATGTTTATTGCCGTTTGCATACATTCAGCTACTATTTTGTTCTGTATTACTTTAGAAATGGTTATAGCGAGAGTTAATTTCAGAGCTATATGTATTCATGCTTTCGGCTTAGCTTTCTCAAGCACCTTAGGAGTATTCTTGGGAATCCTTGTTAGTTACACCAGTGACCTAGATACTAAAGGTAAATCAACGGCTGTTGTAGCTCTTGAAGGACTATCAGCGGGtacaattttgtatataacCTTTTTCGAAGTATTGAATAGAGAAAAAGAGAGAAGAATTTATAGAATGTCTAGAGCTATATGTATATTGAGTGGGTTTAGTCTTATGGCGTTTCTTCAATGGTACCGATAG